ACAAAGTCGTCATATGCAATGGTTTCGGCACGGATAAAACCGCGTTCGAAATCCGTATGGATCACGCCCGCAGCCTGCGGGGCGGTGGCGCCTACCGGAATCGTCCAGGCACGCACCTCTTTAACACCCGCGGTAAAGTAGGTGTGCAGATTCAGCAGCTTATAACCCGCACGGATAACACGGTTCAGGCCCGGCTCTTCCATGCCCAACTCGGCCAGAAATTCTGCCTTTTCATCGTCTTCCAGCTCGGCGATTTCAGACTCGAGCTTATTACAAATAGGCACCACCACCGCGCCCTCTTCGGCCGCGATCTTATTCACCACATCCAGGTACGGATTGTTTTCGAATCCATCCTCATCCACATTGGCAATGTACATGGTGGGTTTCACGGTCAGTAGATTCAACTCTTTGAGCGCAGCCAGTTCATCGGCATCCAGACCAAACGAACGAAGTGGTTTGGCTTCATTCAGGTGCGGTAGGATTTTTTCCAACAGAGCTTTTTTGGCAATGGCATCTTTATCCTGCCCTTTGGCTGCCTTGGTGAAACGCTGCAACGCGCGCTCACAGGTATCCAGGTCGGCAAGTGCCAATTCTGTGTTAATCACATCGATATCGGCGGCCGGGTCCACCTTGTTGGCCACGTGGATGACATTGTCGTTTTCGAAACAACGCACCACATGCGCAATGGCATCGGTTTCCCGGATATTGGCCAGGAATTTGTTACCCAGGCCTTCACCCTTGGAAGCACCCGCCACAATGCCGGCGATATCAATAAACTCCATGGTGGTAGGCACCACGCGCTCGGGCTTTACAATTTCGGCCAACTTATCCTGACGCGGATCGGGCACTGGCACCACACCCGCATTGGGCTCAATAGTGCAGAAAGGAAAGTTCTCTGCATCAATACCCGCTTTGGTCAGGGCATTAAACAGTGTGGATTTGCCCACATTGGGCAGGCCGACAATGCCGCAATTAAATCCCATGATACTTTCCTCAGAAAATTATTTTTTGGTGTGCAGCTCACGCATGGCAGCTTCCATATCGCCGTCCACTATGGCGCGAATCTGGCGCAGACTGTCTGCAATGGCGTCATCGATTAATTGTTGCTCGGCCTGCGGCGCGCGCTTGAGCACATACCCCGAGACCTGACTGGCATTACCAGGATGACCTATACCAATGCGTAAGCGTTGAAAATTTTTGTTGTTGGCCAGAGCAGAAATTATATCCCGCAGACCATTGTGCCCACCGTGTCCTCCGCCGACTTTCAAACGGGCAACACCTGGCGCCAGATCCAACTCGTCGTGAGCAACCAGAATAGATTCGGGCTCAATCTTAAAGAAGTTACACATCGCACCCACCGATTGACCGCTACGATTCATGTAGGTGGTAGGCACTAATAAACCCACATCGCGCGAGCCGATGGTAATGCGGGCCGTCAGCCCGAATGCCTTGCTATCGGGCACCAGCGTGGTGCTGTATTGGCGAGCCAGTTCAAAAACGAAATCGGCCCCGGCATTATGACGGGTCCTGTCGTATTCCTGGCCTGGATTTCCCAGGCCAACAATCAATTTGACAGTCTCAGTCATAACAGCGGGGCCGATTCAGGCTAGTGCGTCGAATTACTCGGCGTCAGCTTCGCCTTCAGCTTCGGTAGCAGTGTCGTCAGACCCCATGCCGCGCGGCTTGATGATGGTCACTACGGGCAGGTCATGGCCGTGTGCCAGTTCAACAGACTCCAGCGCCTTGGGCAGGTTAATCTCGGAGATGTGCAGGGTAGCGCCCAGCTCCAGATTGGCCACGTCCACTTCGATGAACTCTGGCAGGTCTTTTGGCAGAACGTTAACTTCCAGTTCGGATACCAGGTGAGACACGATGCCACCGCCCTGCTTAACGCCTTTGGCGGAAGCTTCGTTAATGAAGTGCAGCGGTACGCTCACTTTCATCTTCTGGCCTTTCACCACGCGCTGGAAATCAGCGTGCAGGATTACCGGCTTGGCAGGGTGACGCTGCAGATCCTTCAGGATCACGTCTTCGGCCTTGCCATCCACAACCAGTGAAATGATGTGTGAGTAGAAGGCTTCGTTTTCCAGATGATGAACCAGGTCTTTGTGGCTGATCTGGATATTCTGTGGCTCTGACTTACCACCGTAAATGATGGCAGGGACTTTACCAGCGAGACGACGAAGGCGGCGGCTCGCACCTTTCCCTTCTACGTCACGCTTTTCTACGTTCAGAGTAAAAGCATCAGACATTGTGTTGTCCTCAATAGTTCCATCAACACCTGCGACCGGTGACTGATGGGGTTAACAGGCGGGTGCCTGCAGTTGCGAGTGCCGGTTCCGCTTACATGCGGAACATGGCACTCAGTGATTCTTCATTGTTCAGGCGACGCACCGCCTCTGCCAGCATTTTGGACAGGGTCAGCGTACGCACGCGGCCACAGCCTTTGGCCTCTTCGCTCAACGGGATAGAGTCGGTTACCACCAGCTCGTCCAAGGTTGAGTTGTTCAGATTGGTGATAGCCTTGCCAGACAATACCGGGTGGGTACAGTAGGCCACGACTTTTTTCGCGCCGCGATCTTTCAGTGCTGCCGCCGCGCTGCACAGGGTGCCAGCGGTATCGACCATGTCATCAATCAGCAGACAGGTGCGACCTTCCACCTCACCGATCAGGTTCATCACCTCGGCCATGTTGGCCTTGGGGCGACGCTTATCGATGATAGCCAGCTCGATATCCAGCTGTTTTGCGATAGCGCGGGCGCGTACAACACCACCGATATCGGGGGATACCACCACCAGGTCTTCAAAGCCCTGGGCTTCGATATCTTCAATCAGTACCGACGAGCCGTAGACGTTGTCCACCGGCACATCGAAGAAGCCCTGAATCTGCTCTGCGTGCAGATCGACGGTCAACACCCGGTCTACACCCACAGACACCATCATGTCTGCAACCACCTTAGCGGTGATGGGTACCCGGGCAGAACGCACGCGGCGATCCTGGCGGGCATAACCAAAGTAAGGCACGACAGCGGTGATGCGACCGGCAGAGGCCCGACGCAGCGCATCGACCATCACGATCAGTTCCATCAGGTTGTCATTGGTGGGTGCGCAAGTGGATTGCACCACGAACACGTCGCAACCGCGCACGTTTTCGTTCAGCTCAACGGAGATCTCCCCGTCGGAAAACTTGTTCACACTGGCATCGCCAAGCGGCAACCCCAACTGATCCACAATCATTTGGGCCAACGCCGGATTGGCGTTACCGGTAAAAACCATGAAGTTGTTCACGCGGGTTACCTTCGCTGCCAGTTATAGTCGCTGATAATTTTCAACACACCAATAACAAATCAGGTGCAACCGTTGGGATGCACCTGATTTAAATATGGCTGGGGCAGAAGGATTCGAACCTTCGCATGACGGGATCAAAACCCGCTGCCTTACCGCTTGGCTATGCCCCAGTATCGTCAATTTGCTGTAACAGGTCATGTAACGGCGATGTGTTTACAGCTTGCGCTACAAACCCTTGCCACTGCTTCGGCATCACGCACAAAACGGATTGTGCGGCCTCTGCACTGGCGAAGGCGCAGTACACACTGGCACCTGTTCCAGTCATCTGAGCAGCACCAAATTGATTAAGCCAATCAATGACTTGGCGCACTTCCGGGTGGAGTCTGGCTACCAGATCCTGACAGTCGTTCCGACCACCCTGCTCAAGAAAGGCCGCTACTGTAATGTCGGCCGAGTCTCTTGTCAAATCTTTGTGGGAAAATATTTCAGCGGTGGAAACATGGCAATTTGGGGTGACCACCAGGTACCAGATCTCGGGCATTTGCACTGGCTGAAGGCGCTCACCCACCCCCTCGGCCCAGGCTGTTTTGCCTTCGATAAAGACCGGCACGTCGGCACCCAGCTGCAAGCCCAACTCCGCCAGATGCGACAGACTGAGCCCGGTTTGCCAGTAGTGATTCAAGGCAACCAAGGTGGTTGCCGCATCGGATGAGCCGCCACCAATGCCACCGCCCATGGGCACCCGCTTATCCAAATCGATTATTGCACCTTTCTGGCAACCGGTGGCGGACTGCAGCAATCTGGCCGCCCGCACCACCAGGTTTTGCTCGTCGTCGACCCCTGGCAAGGGATTGCGCAGGAATACCCTGGCATCTTCCAGCGGTCTGAAGCTCAGAAAATCGCCGTAACGGAGCAGTTGGAACAGGGTTTGGAGGTTGTGGTAGCCATCTGCCCGCCGGCCGGTAATGTGTAAGCACAAGTTAAGCTTGACCGGTGCCGGCCAGCGCAGACCGGATCGCTCAATCATTGGCACCACCCAATTGCCAGCCCTTGATCACCAGCGTCAGGCGCACGCCAAGCGTATCGGCTTCGGCTTTCACGCGCCCAGGCATTGCCTGACCATCGACCCATTGGTACTGGCTGTAGTGCAGCACCCAATCGCCCTGCGCCTGACTGACCAGCAACCCTTGCTCGTCGCGGATCAACTCAACCACCTCTCCCCGCGCGGGCGCAGGCAGGCCGCGAAGCCAATAACGCAAATCGCTCACGGGCAGGCGCCAACCGAATTGTTGTTGCACCAGCGCCTCGGCACTAGCGCCGGCCCAACGCTGGTCGCCCTGCACCAGCAACACGCCGGCGGGAGAGCCGGTAATTTCCGCCGCGCCCTGCCCAAGCGGGCCCTGCAAGCGGATCTGGTAATCGTCCTGCTGTTGCCGCCAGTCCAGGTATACGCTGCCGCTTTCGCCCGGTACGCGAAAGCCCATTTTGCCTTCGAATTGCCACTGCTCCAACGCCAACAAAGCATCATCGCGGCCTTCAAGGTCTGCCTCAGAAGGCACTGGCGTCAGGCTACTGCAGGCCTGCAATAGCAACAGTAACAACAACCACCCCCAGCGGGCATTTACCGTGGGCCTGGCTAACGCTGTAATCATCAGTGGGCGCACTAGAGTTCAGCCCCCAGCCGGCGCAGTGTGTCCGGAATAACCTGATTCTGAGGATTCAATGCCATGCCGCTGGCCCACACGGCGCGCGCTTCGGCCTGATTACCTGTCACCCACAGCACTTCTCCCAGGTGGGCCGCGATTTCAGGGTCGGGAAACAGCTGTAAGGCTTCTCGCAACCTTAACAGCGCTTCTTCATAGTTACCCAGGCGGTAATGCACCCAGCCCAGGCTATCAATAATGGCGGCATCGCCGGGCT
This region of Simiduia agarivorans SA1 = DSM 21679 genomic DNA includes:
- the ychF gene encoding redox-regulated ATPase YchF, with the translated sequence MGFNCGIVGLPNVGKSTLFNALTKAGIDAENFPFCTIEPNAGVVPVPDPRQDKLAEIVKPERVVPTTMEFIDIAGIVAGASKGEGLGNKFLANIRETDAIAHVVRCFENDNVIHVANKVDPAADIDVINTELALADLDTCERALQRFTKAAKGQDKDAIAKKALLEKILPHLNEAKPLRSFGLDADELAALKELNLLTVKPTMYIANVDEDGFENNPYLDVVNKIAAEEGAVVVPICNKLESEIAELEDDEKAEFLAELGMEEPGLNRVIRAGYKLLNLHTYFTAGVKEVRAWTIPVGATAPQAAGVIHTDFERGFIRAETIAYDDFVQYQGEQGAKTAGKSRKEGKDYVVKDGDVLHFLFNV
- the pth gene encoding aminoacyl-tRNA hydrolase; amino-acid sequence: MTETVKLIVGLGNPGQEYDRTRHNAGADFVFELARQYSTTLVPDSKAFGLTARITIGSRDVGLLVPTTYMNRSGQSVGAMCNFFKIEPESILVAHDELDLAPGVARLKVGGGHGGHNGLRDIISALANNKNFQRLRIGIGHPGNASQVSGYVLKRAPQAEQQLIDDAIADSLRQIRAIVDGDMEAAMRELHTKK
- a CDS encoding 50S ribosomal protein L25/general stress protein Ctc, with the translated sequence MSDAFTLNVEKRDVEGKGASRRLRRLAGKVPAIIYGGKSEPQNIQISHKDLVHHLENEAFYSHIISLVVDGKAEDVILKDLQRHPAKPVILHADFQRVVKGQKMKVSVPLHFINEASAKGVKQGGGIVSHLVSELEVNVLPKDLPEFIEVDVANLELGATLHISEINLPKALESVELAHGHDLPVVTIIKPRGMGSDDTATEAEGEADAE
- a CDS encoding ribose-phosphate pyrophosphokinase: MVFTGNANPALAQMIVDQLGLPLGDASVNKFSDGEISVELNENVRGCDVFVVQSTCAPTNDNLMELIVMVDALRRASAGRITAVVPYFGYARQDRRVRSARVPITAKVVADMMVSVGVDRVLTVDLHAEQIQGFFDVPVDNVYGSSVLIEDIEAQGFEDLVVVSPDIGGVVRARAIAKQLDIELAIIDKRRPKANMAEVMNLIGEVEGRTCLLIDDMVDTAGTLCSAAAALKDRGAKKVVAYCTHPVLSGKAITNLNNSTLDELVVTDSIPLSEEAKGCGRVRTLTLSKMLAEAVRRLNNEESLSAMFRM
- the ispE gene encoding 4-(cytidine 5'-diphospho)-2-C-methyl-D-erythritol kinase — protein: MIERSGLRWPAPVKLNLCLHITGRRADGYHNLQTLFQLLRYGDFLSFRPLEDARVFLRNPLPGVDDEQNLVVRAARLLQSATGCQKGAIIDLDKRVPMGGGIGGGSSDAATTLVALNHYWQTGLSLSHLAELGLQLGADVPVFIEGKTAWAEGVGERLQPVQMPEIWYLVVTPNCHVSTAEIFSHKDLTRDSADITVAAFLEQGGRNDCQDLVARLHPEVRQVIDWLNQFGAAQMTGTGASVYCAFASAEAAQSVLCVMPKQWQGFVAQAVNTSPLHDLLQQIDDTGA
- the lolB gene encoding lipoprotein insertase outer membrane protein LolB, with translation MITALARPTVNARWGWLLLLLLLQACSSLTPVPSEADLEGRDDALLALEQWQFEGKMGFRVPGESGSVYLDWRQQQDDYQIRLQGPLGQGAAEITGSPAGVLLVQGDQRWAGASAEALVQQQFGWRLPVSDLRYWLRGLPAPARGEVVELIRDEQGLLVSQAQGDWVLHYSQYQWVDGQAMPGRVKAEADTLGVRLTLVIKGWQLGGAND